The following proteins are encoded in a genomic region of Dokdonia donghaensis DSW-1:
- a CDS encoding DUF4870 domain-containing protein, translating to MEIIQQTPHVREDKTLLVLTHLSQLLHYVVGFGGLIVPLIIWAANKERVQELDENGKAILNFQISLIVYALLSIPAILLLGLGLIALLGIVVVGFVLPIVNAVRVNRGEKPNYYISIKFLS from the coding sequence ATGGAAATTATACAACAAACACCACACGTAAGGGAAGACAAAACGCTTCTAGTACTCACACATTTATCACAGCTATTACATTATGTAGTAGGCTTTGGCGGTCTTATCGTACCGCTCATTATCTGGGCGGCAAACAAGGAGCGCGTGCAAGAACTAGATGAAAATGGCAAGGCCATACTTAACTTCCAGATAAGCCTTATTGTATATGCACTATTGAGCATACCGGCAATCTTACTATTAGGGCTGGGACTTATTGCATTGCTAGGTATCGTAGTGGTAGGTTTTGTACTACCTATTGTAAATGCCGTAAGAGTAAATAGGGGAGAGAAGCCTAATTATTATATAAGTATCAAGTTTTTAAGCTAG
- a CDS encoding pyridoxamine 5'-phosphate oxidase family protein: MSTKNLSNQEAYDKLKELAESIDYAMFETNLGARPSHVIPMSTKQCDQEGSLWFLSNKDSDHNSFIHKDKDVQLLYSKPTAMEYMSIYGQAFIYNDLETIKKLYTTSDDAWFNGPTDPNITAIKVVPQEAHYWDTKDGMITTLFKMGLGALTGNKQDLGESGDLDL, translated from the coding sequence ATGAGCACAAAGAACCTATCTAATCAAGAAGCATACGATAAACTGAAAGAACTAGCCGAAAGCATAGACTATGCAATGTTTGAGACTAACCTAGGTGCAAGACCGTCACACGTTATCCCTATGAGTACAAAGCAGTGTGATCAAGAAGGAAGTCTCTGGTTTTTAAGCAATAAAGACAGTGATCACAATAGCTTTATTCATAAAGACAAAGATGTACAACTACTCTACTCTAAGCCTACAGCGATGGAGTATATGAGTATTTACGGTCAAGCTTTTATCTACAACGATCTGGAGACCATAAAAAAGCTGTACACAACAAGCGATGATGCCTGGTTTAACGGACCTACAGATCCTAATATTACAGCTATCAAGGTTGTACCGCAAGAAGCACATTATTGGGACACTAAAGATGGTATGATTACTACTTTATTTAAAATGGGACTGGGAGCCTTAACTGGTAACAAGCAAGATCTAGGAGAGTCTGGAGATCTAGATTTATAG
- a CDS encoding DUF6155 family protein yields MSKRALKKHLTTLDNAALQEQIIELYDRIPAVKTYYDFVFNPKEDKLVEEAKVKISNEYFPTRRKRARKRRSVAQKYIKHFKTLGMNPLLLVDVMLFNIEIAQTYAQGTTPQPDAFYKSMLNSFKELVQYATYHHLLEEVGDRIERIVSLTEDERWPNAALFDEAADPE; encoded by the coding sequence ATGAGTAAACGAGCACTTAAAAAACATCTTACCACCTTAGATAACGCTGCCTTACAAGAGCAAATTATCGAGTTATATGACCGTATACCAGCGGTTAAGACCTATTATGATTTTGTTTTTAACCCTAAAGAAGACAAGCTGGTAGAAGAGGCAAAGGTTAAAATAAGTAATGAATATTTTCCTACTCGCCGTAAACGAGCAAGAAAAAGAAGGTCTGTTGCTCAAAAATACATCAAGCACTTTAAAACACTAGGGATGAACCCCTTACTGCTTGTAGATGTAATGCTTTTTAATATTGAGATAGCACAAACCTACGCTCAGGGCACCACACCACAACCAGATGCTTTTTATAAAAGTATGCTCAACTCTTTTAAAGAACTTGTACAGTATGCGACCTATCATCATTTACTAGAAGAGGTAGGAGATCGCATAGAGCGCATCGTAAGTCTTACCGAAGATGAGCGCTGGCCCAATGCAGCACTTTTTGACGAAGCAGCAGACCCAGAGTAA
- a CDS encoding DEAD/DEAH box helicase, translating into MSDLIKEKDTPEKKLYDYQLKDLDAVFSVMDRTTPDYNLLYQLPTGGGKTVIFSEIVRNYIKRANKKVVILTHRIELSNQTSRMLTEFKVPNMIISSDVKTLDEADDYMCYVAMVETLTNRLQEEQITMEDVGLVIIDEAHYNSFRKLFSYFKNAFILGVTATPLSSNIKLPMKDNYQELMIGESIPALIKRGFLSKAETISYNVGLSTLKLGINGDYTVKSSDILYTDASMQQKLLSAYEDQSKGKKTLIFNNGINTSRYVHETFRQAGYDIRHLDNTNSAKERAEILDWFKNTPDAILTSVSILTTGFDEPTVDTIILNRATKSLTLYFQMIGRGSRIAPGKTTFKVLDLGNNAARFGLWEAPIDWKEIFAYPDFYLENLIADEEIERNFTYVMPPDLRKEFANTEKIHFDIKKEYKKVIKEGKKAKTALENAIEQHAQMVVENSEDVFDARVLARKLRDDIAYRVRQYSYSIMNNTQNYRDWLQEDYERKLKRRINQICRERDM; encoded by the coding sequence TTGAGCGACCTCATTAAAGAAAAAGACACTCCAGAAAAGAAATTATACGACTACCAGCTGAAGGATCTAGACGCCGTTTTTAGCGTGATGGATAGAACCACTCCAGATTATAACCTGTTGTACCAGCTGCCTACCGGAGGTGGTAAGACGGTAATATTTTCTGAGATTGTACGTAATTATATAAAACGTGCAAATAAGAAGGTAGTTATCCTTACACACCGTATAGAGCTCTCTAACCAGACCTCGCGTATGCTTACGGAGTTTAAGGTGCCTAATATGATTATAAGTAGTGATGTAAAAACCCTAGACGAAGCAGATGATTATATGTGCTACGTAGCAATGGTTGAGACACTCACAAACCGACTACAAGAAGAGCAAATCACAATGGAAGATGTGGGGCTCGTGATTATAGATGAGGCACACTATAACTCGTTTAGAAAACTCTTTAGCTACTTTAAAAATGCTTTTATACTAGGTGTGACAGCAACACCACTAAGTTCTAACATAAAGTTGCCTATGAAGGACAACTATCAAGAACTTATGATAGGAGAGAGCATACCTGCACTTATAAAAAGAGGGTTCTTGTCTAAGGCAGAAACTATAAGTTATAATGTAGGTCTAAGTACCTTAAAGCTGGGTATTAATGGAGATTATACCGTAAAATCTTCTGATATCTTATATACAGATGCCTCTATGCAGCAAAAGCTGCTTAGCGCCTACGAAGATCAATCTAAAGGTAAGAAGACCCTTATTTTTAATAATGGTATTAATACGTCTAGATATGTACACGAGACCTTTAGACAAGCAGGATACGACATACGACACTTAGATAACACAAATAGTGCTAAGGAGCGTGCTGAGATATTAGACTGGTTTAAAAACACACCAGACGCGATACTTACCTCTGTAAGTATCCTTACAACAGGTTTTGATGAACCTACTGTAGATACCATTATACTCAACAGAGCAACAAAGTCGCTTACACTTTACTTCCAGATGATAGGTCGTGGGTCACGTATAGCGCCTGGAAAGACTACCTTTAAAGTATTAGACTTAGGAAATAATGCGGCACGTTTTGGTCTTTGGGAAGCACCTATAGACTGGAAAGAGATATTTGCATACCCAGATTTTTACCTTGAAAACCTCATTGCAGATGAGGAGATAGAGCGCAACTTTACATACGTTATGCCTCCAGATCTTCGTAAAGAGTTTGCAAATACAGAAAAGATACACTTTGATATAAAGAAGGAATATAAAAAGGTAATTAAAGAAGGTAAGAAAGCAAAGACCGCACTAGAAAATGCCATCGAGCAACACGCACAGATGGTGGTAGAAAACAGTGAAGACGTTTTTGATGCTCGTGTGCTGGCTCGTAAATTACGTGATGATATTGCTTATAGAGTACGACAGTATTCTTATAGTATTATGAATAATACTCAAAACTATAGAGACTGGTTACAAGAAGATTATGAGCGTAAGTTAAAGCGTAGGATTAACCAAATATGTCGTGAGCGAGATATGTAA
- a CDS encoding multidrug effflux MFS transporter: MQKSRSSQIEFIALMAALMSVTALAIDALLPALDIIGEAIQTKTPADNQLLITMIFLGLGIGPLIFGPLADARGRKSSVYIGFFIFIIASFICVYTRSFEVMILGRILQGIGLSAPRTICIAIIRDLYEGDYMARIMSFVTVVFLLIPIVAPAMGKVVLDTWNWQGIFIVQVIISVLVMFWFWKRQHETLTPDKRIPYSVKRILSGFYETIKYKRTIAFTIIQGFIVGSFLVYLSASQQIFENQYGLEDEFPYIFAGLAASIGAAILLNATLVVRLGMEKLVTYALAGFFCVSLLYVILFYDVLHPSIYILVAFFALQFFCIGFMFGNLRALAMEPVGHIAGIGAAITGLISTLMAVPISTFIGRFVENTTLPLFIGFSSCAAISLGILFWIKKKTPKKISLKPSS, translated from the coding sequence ATGCAAAAATCCCGTAGTTCGCAAATAGAATTTATCGCCCTTATGGCAGCACTTATGTCTGTCACGGCACTCGCTATAGATGCATTACTTCCTGCTCTTGATATCATAGGAGAAGCCATACAAACTAAGACACCGGCAGATAACCAACTGCTCATCACAATGATCTTTTTAGGCTTAGGTATTGGACCGCTTATATTTGGACCGCTAGCAGATGCGCGTGGTCGTAAATCATCTGTATACATAGGTTTTTTTATTTTTATAATCGCTTCATTTATATGTGTTTACACGCGTAGTTTTGAAGTAATGATTTTAGGTAGGATTTTACAAGGAATTGGGCTTTCTGCACCACGTACTATTTGTATTGCCATTATAAGAGACCTTTATGAAGGGGATTATATGGCGCGTATAATGTCTTTTGTAACGGTAGTTTTTTTACTAATACCCATCGTTGCTCCAGCAATGGGAAAAGTAGTTTTAGACACCTGGAACTGGCAAGGTATTTTTATAGTACAGGTTATCATAAGTGTGCTCGTTATGTTCTGGTTTTGGAAACGCCAGCACGAGACGCTCACACCAGATAAGCGCATACCATACTCTGTAAAACGAATTTTAAGTGGCTTTTATGAAACCATCAAGTACAAGCGCACCATTGCATTTACTATTATACAGGGATTCATCGTTGGCTCTTTTCTAGTATACCTAAGCGCCAGCCAGCAGATATTTGAAAATCAATATGGGCTCGAAGATGAGTTCCCATACATATTTGCAGGTCTAGCAGCCTCTATAGGTGCTGCCATACTTCTTAATGCCACGCTGGTAGTACGCCTAGGGATGGAAAAACTAGTTACCTATGCCCTTGCAGGCTTTTTTTGTGTGTCATTACTTTATGTGATACTCTTTTATGATGTGCTACACCCTTCCATTTATATACTTGTTGCTTTCTTTGCCTTACAGTTCTTTTGTATAGGTTTTATGTTTGGAAACTTACGTGCGCTTGCAATGGAGCCTGTAGGTCATATTGCTGGTATAGGAGCGGCTATCACGGGGCTCATCTCCACACTTATGGCTGTACCTATAAGTACCTTTATAGGCCGCTTTGTAGAGAACACTACCCTACCGCTTTTTATAGGTTTTTCTAGTTGTGCAGCAATATCGTTAGGCATATTATTCTGGATAAAGAAAAAGACCCCAAAGAAAATTTCCTTGAAGCCCTCATCATAA
- the mnmE gene encoding tRNA uridine-5-carboxymethylaminomethyl(34) synthesis GTPase MnmE has product MNIQDTIVALASPAGAGAIAVIRVSGPEALAICSPIFKSVSGKVLANQKTHTIHLGHIMDGQRTIDEVLVSLFKGTNSYTGEPTVEISCHGSSYIQQEIIQLLLRSGCRTAKAGEFTLRSFINGKMDLSQAEAVADLIASDNEAAHQIAMQQMRGGFSNEIAQLRQELLNFASLIELELDFSEEDVEFADRTQFKDLVARITKVLKRLIDSFATGNVIKNGIPVAIVGEPNVGKSTLLNALLNEERAIVSDIAGTTRDTIEDELSIGGIGFRFIDTAGIRETQDVIEGLGIKKTFEKIKQAQVVVLLHTASEVIHQTDSVKLEIEKIKNQFPLKPLLVVANKIDALSPKELNEIETKIDNLHLLSAKENKGIDALKEKLLDFVNTGALRNDETIVTNSRHYDALLKALEEIEKVQYGLDTGLSGDLMAIDIREALYHFGEITGQVTNDELLGNIFANFCIGK; this is encoded by the coding sequence ATGAATATACAAGACACCATAGTTGCCCTCGCCAGTCCTGCAGGAGCTGGAGCCATTGCCGTGATACGTGTTTCTGGTCCAGAAGCACTTGCCATATGCTCACCTATTTTTAAATCTGTGAGCGGCAAAGTACTTGCAAATCAAAAAACCCACACCATACACCTAGGGCATATTATGGACGGGCAGCGCACCATAGACGAGGTACTTGTATCCCTCTTTAAGGGCACAAACTCTTATACTGGAGAACCCACAGTAGAGATCTCTTGTCACGGCTCAAGCTACATACAGCAAGAGATTATACAGCTCTTACTGCGCTCTGGCTGTAGGACAGCAAAGGCTGGAGAGTTTACCCTGCGCTCCTTTATAAATGGTAAGATGGACTTGAGCCAGGCAGAAGCCGTGGCAGATCTTATTGCAAGTGATAATGAGGCAGCACACCAGATAGCAATGCAGCAAATGCGCGGTGGCTTTTCTAACGAGATTGCACAACTGCGACAGGAGCTACTCAACTTTGCCTCACTTATAGAACTAGAACTAGACTTCTCTGAAGAAGATGTAGAGTTTGCAGATCGTACCCAGTTTAAAGACCTCGTAGCCCGTATTACAAAAGTACTAAAGCGCCTTATAGACTCCTTTGCTACCGGTAACGTTATAAAAAACGGTATACCTGTAGCCATTGTAGGAGAACCTAATGTGGGGAAGTCTACCCTACTCAATGCCTTACTTAATGAGGAGCGCGCCATCGTGTCTGACATAGCAGGTACTACTAGAGATACCATAGAAGATGAACTGTCTATAGGTGGGATAGGCTTTAGATTTATAGACACGGCAGGGATACGTGAGACCCAAGACGTGATAGAAGGACTCGGGATTAAAAAGACTTTTGAAAAGATAAAACAAGCACAAGTAGTTGTATTACTACATACTGCTAGCGAAGTCATACACCAGACAGATAGCGTAAAACTTGAGATAGAAAAAATTAAAAATCAATTTCCGCTCAAGCCATTGCTTGTTGTGGCTAATAAAATAGATGCTCTGTCTCCTAAAGAACTCAATGAGATAGAAACCAAAATAGATAACCTGCACCTACTCTCTGCCAAGGAGAATAAGGGTATAGATGCTCTTAAAGAAAAACTCTTAGACTTTGTAAACACTGGCGCCCTGCGCAATGATGAGACCATCGTTACAAACTCCCGTCACTATGACGCGCTACTCAAAGCCCTAGAAGAAATAGAAAAAGTGCAGTACGGTCTTGACACCGGCCTCTCTGGCGACCTTATGGCAATAGATATACGTGAGGCGCTCTACCACTTTGGGGAGATTACTGGCCAGGTGACAAATGATGAGCTACTGGGCAACATATTTGCAAACTTTTGTATCGGTAAATAG
- a CDS encoding dipeptidase — MNRLFYIVACLLLLQSCQEKEIKTPEKMTEAQLITKATAIHKNVMTLDTHCDINVKNFTDSINYTQKLTSQVNLPKMQEGGLDVPWFIVYTGQGELNEKGYKAAYENAMSKFDAIHKLCEEIAPEQIQLATSAKEAREIWKSGKKVAMIGIENGYPVGTDITNVEKFYDLGARYMSLAHNGHSQLSDSNTGEADDVWLHNGLSDLGKEVIAEMNRVGMMIDVSHPSKEAMRQMIELSETPIIASHSSARALCNHSRNLDDEQLQWMVENGGVVQTVAFKSYLNTEKHDAYEAEAQQILKEIADSIGLKWMERKEVMALPQEQRADYYEKYTTVMLPVQKKKLAQRTDLPPAVDVTDFVDHIDYLVEKMEIDHVGISSDFDGGGGIEGWSDASETMNVTIELVRRGYTEAQIEQLWSGNLLRVLDEVQAYATEMKS, encoded by the coding sequence ATGAATAGACTATTTTATATTGTAGCCTGTCTTCTACTCTTACAATCGTGTCAAGAGAAAGAAATAAAAACTCCAGAAAAAATGACAGAAGCCCAACTTATAACAAAGGCTACGGCCATCCATAAAAATGTAATGACGCTAGACACGCACTGTGATATAAACGTCAAGAACTTTACAGACTCTATAAATTATACACAAAAGCTTACCTCTCAAGTAAACTTACCAAAAATGCAAGAAGGCGGTCTAGATGTGCCTTGGTTTATCGTTTACACAGGTCAAGGTGAACTTAATGAAAAAGGCTATAAAGCCGCCTATGAAAATGCTATGTCAAAATTTGACGCTATCCATAAACTTTGTGAAGAGATTGCTCCAGAGCAAATCCAGCTAGCCACAAGTGCAAAAGAAGCTAGAGAGATCTGGAAATCTGGTAAAAAAGTAGCAATGATAGGAATAGAGAACGGATATCCTGTAGGAACAGACATCACAAACGTTGAGAAGTTTTACGACCTAGGTGCGCGCTATATGTCTCTTGCTCATAATGGCCACAGCCAGCTAAGTGATAGTAATACCGGTGAGGCAGATGATGTATGGCTTCACAATGGTCTAAGTGATCTAGGTAAAGAGGTTATTGCAGAGATGAACCGTGTAGGGATGATGATAGATGTATCACACCCTAGTAAAGAAGCGATGCGACAAATGATAGAACTAAGTGAGACCCCTATAATCGCTTCACACTCCTCTGCGAGAGCATTATGTAACCACAGCCGTAATCTTGATGATGAGCAACTACAGTGGATGGTAGAAAACGGTGGTGTTGTACAGACAGTCGCTTTTAAAAGCTACCTAAACACAGAAAAACACGATGCCTATGAAGCAGAAGCACAGCAAATACTAAAAGAAATTGCAGACTCTATAGGTCTTAAATGGATGGAGCGCAAAGAGGTAATGGCTTTACCACAAGAGCAACGAGCAGATTATTATGAAAAGTATACAACCGTAATGCTACCGGTACAAAAAAAGAAACTCGCACAACGCACAGACCTCCCTCCTGCTGTAGATGTGACAGACTTTGTAGATCATATAGATTACCTAGTTGAGAAGATGGAAATAGATCACGTAGGCATCTCATCAGATTTTGATGGTGGTGGCGGTATAGAAGGATGGAGCGATGCTTCAGAAACGATGAATGTTACTATAGAACTTGTAAGGAGAGGATATACAGAAGCACAAATAGAACAACTATGGAGTGGTAACTTACTACGCGTACTTGACGAGGTGCAAGCCTATGCCACAGAGATGAAATCTTAG
- a CDS encoding esterase-like activity of phytase family protein, whose product MITLHYYKMTDLCSSKYDAFMKLCRLLPIITLLLITACSSLPKASKNTAKAEITALTFIDEAIIPATTTYEGTKVGGLSSIDYANGQWFMICDDRAQPRFYTARITTSGAGISQPEFTAVTYLKDNNNSLFTPGIADPEALRVTNDNHIIWSSEGNVAKGIQPFVRMASQDGAYVKDMMVAPKFLISQKDKGPRNNGVFEALTRDYSDNSYWITTELPLKQDGNEPTYKDSQSPVRIAHIKPDGTFASEYVYMLDKVARPGKLEVNGVTEILSYDKDSFLVLERSYASGHSDGGNDVKIYKVNTAGATDVRDIASLQEASYTPVTKTLLLDMETLRPQLTDGIIDNVEGMTFGPVLENGKRSLVVISDNNFNSFGKQLNQLILFAVE is encoded by the coding sequence ATGATAACATTACATTATTATAAAATGACAGACCTTTGCAGCTCAAAATATGATGCATTTATGAAACTATGTAGACTACTCCCTATTATAACCCTCTTACTCATTACTGCGTGCAGCTCTTTACCAAAGGCTTCAAAAAACACCGCTAAAGCCGAAATTACAGCACTCACCTTTATAGATGAGGCCATTATACCTGCCACGACTACCTATGAGGGGACCAAGGTGGGTGGTCTCTCTTCTATAGATTATGCAAACGGACAGTGGTTTATGATTTGTGATGACAGAGCTCAACCTAGATTTTATACAGCACGCATAACAACGAGTGGAGCCGGTATCTCACAACCAGAATTTACTGCTGTTACCTACTTAAAAGATAATAACAATAGCCTATTTACACCTGGTATTGCAGACCCTGAGGCGCTGCGCGTTACAAATGATAATCACATTATATGGAGCAGTGAGGGCAATGTGGCAAAAGGGATACAGCCCTTTGTACGTATGGCATCACAAGACGGAGCTTATGTAAAAGATATGATGGTTGCTCCTAAGTTTTTGATCTCTCAAAAGGATAAAGGACCTCGCAATAATGGCGTTTTTGAAGCACTCACAAGAGACTATAGCGATAATAGCTACTGGATTACCACAGAGTTACCGCTTAAGCAAGACGGTAATGAACCTACTTATAAAGACTCACAATCGCCCGTACGTATAGCACATATAAAACCAGATGGCACCTTTGCATCAGAGTATGTCTATATGCTGGATAAGGTGGCTAGGCCTGGCAAGCTTGAGGTAAATGGGGTGACAGAGATCCTCTCTTATGATAAAGATTCTTTTCTGGTGCTAGAGCGCTCTTATGCCTCTGGGCATAGCGATGGCGGTAATGATGTAAAGATTTATAAAGTAAATACCGCAGGTGCTACAGATGTGCGTGATATAGCAAGCTTGCAAGAAGCCTCATATACTCCTGTGACTAAAACGCTCTTACTAGATATGGAAACCCTGCGACCACAGCTCACAGATGGTATTATAGATAATGTAGAAGGAATGACTTTTGGGCCCGTACTGGAGAATGGAAAACGGTCACTTGTGGTAATATCTGACAATAACTTTAACTCTTTTGGGAAACAGCTCAACCAGCTTATCTTATTTGCAGTAGAATAA
- a CDS encoding DUF3817 domain-containing protein: MLKSFRILSLLEGVSFLVILFITMPSKYAFDNGMPNKVIGMAHGFLFLGYVVMAIMMKPVLKWNNKTLAIVLLCSIIPFGTFWMDKKYLRPLA; this comes from the coding sequence ATGCTCAAAAGCTTTAGAATACTTAGTTTACTCGAGGGAGTTTCATTTCTTGTGATTCTCTTTATCACGATGCCGTCAAAATATGCTTTTGATAACGGGATGCCCAATAAAGTTATCGGGATGGCACACGGTTTTTTATTTCTTGGCTATGTTGTGATGGCTATTATGATGAAGCCCGTATTAAAATGGAACAATAAAACACTTGCTATTGTATTGCTGTGTTCTATCATTCCATTTGGGACCTTCTGGATGGATAAAAAATATCTCCGTCCGCTAGCTTAA
- a CDS encoding SDR family oxidoreductase, producing the protein MEDLKDKVALITGGTKGIGRGIAEALLHQGMKVTITGRDEKSTKEAATELTENDNYILGVAADVRDYESQQAAVKATLDKFGKIDVLIANAGLGHFENITDMTPQQWNETIDTNLTGVFYSVKASLEAIKESKGYMITISSLAGTNFFEKGTAYNASKFGLTGFSQALMMDVRQDDVKVTTIMPGSVSSHFGGRTPDEGTDWRIQPEDLGQLTVDLLKMHPRTLPSKVEVRPAKPPKK; encoded by the coding sequence ATGGAAGATTTAAAAGATAAAGTTGCCCTCATCACGGGCGGTACCAAAGGAATAGGGAGAGGCATAGCCGAAGCATTACTCCATCAAGGAATGAAAGTTACCATCACCGGAAGAGATGAGAAAAGTACTAAAGAAGCTGCCACAGAGCTCACAGAAAACGATAATTACATACTGGGCGTCGCTGCAGATGTGCGCGATTACGAAAGCCAGCAAGCGGCTGTGAAGGCAACTCTTGACAAGTTTGGGAAGATAGATGTACTTATTGCAAACGCGGGCTTGGGACATTTTGAAAACATTACAGATATGACACCCCAGCAATGGAACGAGACCATAGATACAAACCTCACGGGCGTATTTTACTCTGTAAAAGCATCTCTAGAAGCTATAAAAGAGTCAAAAGGATATATGATTACTATCTCTAGTCTTGCGGGTACTAACTTCTTTGAGAAGGGTACGGCATATAATGCGAGTAAATTTGGCCTTACAGGCTTCTCACAAGCCTTAATGATGGATGTACGTCAGGATGATGTCAAGGTAACTACTATTATGCCTGGATCTGTAAGTAGTCATTTTGGAGGCAGAACCCCAGATGAAGGGACAGACTGGCGCATACAACCCGAAGATTTGGGTCAGCTCACGGTAGACTTACTTAAAATGCATCCCAGAACATTACCGAGTAAAGTGGAGGTACGCCCAGCAAAGCCGCCAAAAAAATAA
- a CDS encoding NAD-dependent succinate-semialdehyde dehydrogenase translates to MEREIKGGFRTINPHTEKEIATYTYFTESEVNDAIDNCHEAFLKWKDKSLGERATIIKNIGKELKNHKEQLVQLMTDEMGKVVTQGGSEIDLCIAITEYTAANAGKELEPIERELPNGGKGIITYSPEGVIYSIQPWNFPTYQPLRVVIANLMAGNGVLLKHAQNVTGSALLVEEVLRKAGVPEGLFKVLVIDHSQSNDVIKNDKVRGVTFTGSSAGGRKVAEKAGAAIKKTVLELGSNDAYLVLDDADIEMAVKACVQGRLINNGETCIAAKRFVVVDKVYDAFKEGFVQGMKDAVMGDPNNEETQLGPIARKDLRDLLADQVKESVEKGAVIEVGGEVPDNTGFYYPSTVLSNVEPGQPAYDDELFGPVASLIRAKDNEDAMRIANDSRFGLGGGIFSKDEKAAIELAQKHFDTGMVFVNSYGLAQPMMPFGGVKDSGYGREHGGFGLKEFVNAKSVMLVEES, encoded by the coding sequence ATGGAAAGAGAGATAAAAGGAGGTTTTAGAACCATTAATCCGCATACTGAAAAAGAGATTGCAACCTACACGTACTTTACAGAAAGTGAAGTAAATGATGCAATAGACAATTGTCACGAAGCTTTTCTAAAGTGGAAAGATAAATCACTAGGCGAGCGTGCTACTATTATAAAAAACATAGGCAAGGAGCTTAAAAATCATAAAGAACAACTCGTACAGTTAATGACAGACGAGATGGGAAAAGTGGTGACGCAAGGCGGGTCTGAGATAGATTTATGTATTGCCATTACAGAGTATACTGCAGCAAATGCGGGAAAAGAATTAGAGCCTATAGAGCGTGAGTTACCAAATGGAGGTAAAGGAATCATTACCTACTCACCAGAAGGTGTAATATACAGCATACAACCGTGGAATTTTCCAACATACCAACCGCTACGTGTTGTGATAGCAAATTTAATGGCGGGTAACGGAGTGTTACTAAAACACGCGCAAAATGTGACTGGTAGCGCCCTGCTGGTAGAAGAAGTACTACGTAAAGCAGGAGTGCCAGAAGGACTTTTTAAAGTACTAGTCATAGATCACAGCCAGTCTAATGATGTGATTAAGAATGACAAAGTACGCGGTGTAACATTTACAGGAAGCTCTGCCGGTGGTCGTAAAGTAGCCGAAAAAGCTGGTGCTGCCATCAAGAAAACAGTTCTTGAGCTAGGTAGTAACGACGCATATCTAGTTCTAGATGATGCAGATATTGAAATGGCTGTAAAGGCCTGTGTGCAAGGACGCCTTATTAATAATGGAGAAACTTGTATCGCTGCCAAACGTTTTGTGGTGGTAGATAAAGTGTATGATGCGTTTAAGGAAGGATTTGTACAAGGTATGAAAGATGCCGTGATGGGAGATCCTAACAATGAAGAAACACAGCTGGGGCCTATTGCACGTAAAGATTTAAGAGATTTACTTGCAGACCAAGTAAAGGAAAGTGTAGAAAAAGGTGCCGTGATAGAAGTAGGAGGAGAGGTGCCAGATAACACAGGGTTTTATTACCCATCTACCGTATTAAGTAATGTAGAGCCAGGGCAACCCGCTTATGATGATGAGCTTTTTGGCCCTGTAGCATCACTTATACGAGCAAAAGATAATGAAGACGCGATGCGCATTGCAAATGATAGCCGTTTTGGACTAGGAGGAGGAATCTTCTCAAAAGACGAAAAAGCTGCTATAGAACTTGCTCAAAAGCACTTTGATACCGGGATGGTATTTGTAAACTCATACGGACTTGCACAGCCTATGATGCCTTTTGGAGGCGTAAAAGACTCTGGGTATGGTAGAGAGCACGGAGGTTTTGGACTTAAAGAGTTTGTAAATGCAAAATCTGTAATGCTAGTAGAGGAGTCGTAA